From the genome of Nicotiana tabacum cultivar K326 chromosome 17, ASM71507v2, whole genome shotgun sequence:
atatttataagctacaatatatacataagatacaatatatatactaaaagaaaatatataagagaatatatatacataagatacaatataatatcaagaagtgatatttatgcatgacaatttagtgttttactattgttttgttattttctttttcgtcaagcactttaataattagatatacatatatactacatattaatatagccatgatactacaagaaattgtctttaaaaaaaaaaaaaaaacccgctaggcccgcgaagcccacgagcccggcccgttaagcacaggaccatgtgggcttaggcccgtcacgggccggttccacccattaggcccacgaagaccgggaccgccaggcccgggaccgccagagcccgggaccacgaagcccgggaccgcgaggcccggcccgttaggcccactaaggcccgggcccgggacaaaatacagccctATGTAAACTCCCATATGTACAGAATGTTCCAAATAACCATGGCCAGCCACAAGAAATATGTGAAATGCTAGTAAATGCTTGCAAATTTATCTGGTTTATACATGATAGAGAGACGAGACCATGGTTCCCAAATATATACACCATCACTGACTATATAAATATCAAAGCAATGGACGGTTGCTCCATTTTTCTGTTAGGAGCTTTCAGTTTTACGATAATCCTGCACTACACATGCAGATTTATTATTTCATGCATGCATAAAGTGTAACATAGCTTTATTTTGTTGTGTGTGTCGAGAGACAGAAGGGGAGAGGGAAGGGGGTTCTAATTTGATTCCAATTATCActtagacaaaaataaaataaaattatcacttaAAGACACCTATGAACATGTTGAAGTGAGAGATAGTGAGGATTACTTTTGTTAGCTCCAACATCAATAGTCTTGACTGTTGATAAAGAATCTCAAAATAAGGTTTTAACTATTTTCATGACCTGAGACAAAAACTATCACATCATGTCTCGCAATTTCTTACAATCTGTTATTCACAACCATACTAATCTTGCTGCTCTATATCTAGCTCAAGAGACATAACCATCTACAGTTTGGAAAGAACAATTTTTGCAACTGAAACTTACTATAGAGGAGCATTTCCTACTTAAAAGGTCCACATCGTAACAGTACCGCACCACCAAGTATCCACCCCAGGTATTAAGTTACACTGACGGCGACAAAGATACACTAGTCCATAATATAATCATATCACAATGCTCACTTCGACATCACCAGATATATAACTTAAACGTATAAGAAAAGATGATGAAATTATAAAACTGAAAGGTAAGTCATGGGAAATCGGCAATATCACATGCAACATCAAATCTTTCACTAACAAACACGCAAACACCAGCCCGCCACATTCAACACTGGATTCTACATCAATGAAGAGTATGGATCAAGATCAGTTCTTTTTGGGGTAAGATTATAATGCAATTAGTAGTTATTTATAGAATTTACACTGACAACTTTTAATGCAGTAATCAAAGCCTGTAGTTGCTTAAACATCACATGTTAACCCTAAAAAATCTCAAACCCTCACTAATCTAGCTAAGCGATTGCAGGTTTGAGTTAAGTGCAATGCCAAAAAACAATGGGAAACTGTATCACTTGCCCCTGGATAGCTAAAGAATAAATAATTAGGATTTTTAACTCAAACTTAAAAATAATGAGGATGCAATTAAGAGAAAGATCAATAGATTGTCTACGATTATCATTATCATCTAGTAGTAGTTTTTATTTACTTATTAATTATAATCTACTTAAATAGGAGTTCCAAATCCTAATTAACTACTTTCAATTTCCCCATCCCTCTGCCAAAAATGGTATATTTTTGCAAAAACAAACAGAAGATAACAAAGTGCATAAACATAACTCAAGTGTTAATCTCTGATCACCTACATAAAACTTAAAAATTAAGTTAACAAAAGTTGCGAAAGATATGAGGGATAGGAATTGACAGAAAACACACCAGAACTTAAACTCAGGGAGGCGACGAACAAAAGGGCGGAATTCGTCAGTTTCTCGGGTTGGCAAAGTCGGGCCATCGGATAAATCCTGGACCTCCGGGTCAACCTGCGGCGAAAGGAAGCCGACGAGGAGGTTAAGGATGTAGATGCCGAGGGCGTAGGAGACAACGTAGAATCCTTCCAACAGGTACACGCGCACTACATACAAGACAGCGATAAAGACGAACACGATCCAACGGTAGAGTACATGCGGCGTCGTTTTATCCAGGAAGTGCTGGAACGACTGGGAAGCAGATGCTGTCAATTGTGTAAAACCAGTGGATGGAGTAGACGAGGAAGCATCGCCGGCGATGGAGCCGGCGCCGTTGATGTCCATGACGTGAGTGTGTTTTTCTCTTAGATCGCTTTACTCTTTAGTTACTTATGCCGTCACGCGCGGTGTGTTCCTATCTGAGAAAGTAGAGTAAAATTTGGAAGAATGCTATGCCCGCACGCTTCTTGCGTTCTCTCTGTGAAACTCCAAAGCAGTGACGGACGTCAAGTAGTGcaaaattttaagattatttgtGTACGCCTGTGCTGCTCTTTCAATTTGGAAAACTTCGAAAACCCACGCACAAAACTACTTCTGTTTACCAATTGTTTCTTCCCTTGAAATGATTTGGTTAACTAACAAATTGATATAAAGGAAAATTAGTTAGGTTAGGACTTAGTTACATCGAAGTGATGCAAGGTTACCAAAATGCTAATCTTACTTCTCTTTTAAATTAACATTATCTATTTTCCTTAATTGAAATGCTTGTCTTGTTTTAGATTTCACATATGTTTCAACAGCCCCATTTCTAGTCTGATGCATACTTTAGCAATCCTGGACAACGAAAAAGCTCAAAACATCCTTAATATCATGCATGATGCTAGAAATGATCTAGAATTTactattaattaatttttttatcctattaattgttaaaaaaaataatctatTGATAGTTAAATCTGTTTACCttcaaaaatgagtaacaattaaatttgtacgcggtttaaaggatacgtgatttaattcaatacgaatgatctaataacaacaagtaattaaattaaagaaaaaatgaacGATCAAACCAATCATCATGTGGTGATCAAGCCTGATCTCAAGTTGAACACTGAAATTCTTCCTTCGATCGGACCCTCGATATAAGCTCGGTTGCGATTAAAGAAGAGAATAACTGAAGAATACTTTGGATAATAgctagaaaataaaaataaacatttattattttgatttgcgTGTCAACAAcatgtcaaaataaaagaaactctcccctttatatagtagggaaatTTTAGtcctaatacaagtctaaataagatAAAAATCTTCTTTTCCGGTAAATGCCGATCTGCAGTTGATATCGGACGGGATTCGTGCCGTAATATCCGGTTTAGGGCGAATATTACGGCTCCCTACTTGTCATGCCTAACCGTTTCTCCTTTTCCCGTGGTCTCGAAACTATACTTGGTCTGGGTCCGTTATTTTGTCGTACCCGATCCCAGATACATCGTTCACTCCTCCTCGGTTCCGATATGAGGGGTCATTCGGCCTTGCTTGTAGTTACGTCGAACCGTGCTTTCCTCTTGTTTCCTTATCGGGGAGTCGGGAAAAATTTTGCCCCCGATTTTACTCATACACAGTTAATCCCCTCGCTTTTCGGAGAGCAGATTTATCGAAGCGAGGGAAGCGATTAATTGACCCCGGTTCCTTCTCCCGTACGTTATAACCGAGTTGACGGGTCAGtgaaacgtcccatcagtcgcgtcgttctgacttcggacacgtgtcagCCGACGGTTGACCTTTCTCGAATGTGAAACGTCACGCATTGATTTCCCCCTCTATAAAAGCTTCGatcattttttcacttttttactttccAATGTCAAAACTTCTTAATTTACCCTCGAAATTTTCACTTGTTCCTAaccccttcaaatcttcatacattgTTCTATataccttcatatcttcatctttctattttcaaatcttcattctccatcttcaaaccttcaagtttgaccttcaaaccttcatcatcatcttcaaaaTCTTCAGCATCACCTTTAAATCTTCATATTTCCCAGAATTCGATGGCGAAGACTTCGAAATATGTGCCTTAACATACCGTCCCTTCAACTTCTAACCTGGCCACGAATGTTGAGGTGGTCATACCTGAAGTGGCCCTGGAACCTCCCCTGAAGAACTTCATCCACGAAGGCTGATCTATTGAAAATGAATTCAAGGTCGAGAAAGCCTCCAGTCAACAAAATCGAAGCGAGGAGGTATGGAGGTACATATGCTCCATCACCGAGGACACGCTCCCTACGGTTCGAAAGGACTATAAATAGGAGGGCAAAGAAGTGGTTGTCCCTGGTCCTAACGAGGACATCACCACACACGTGGAGGggtatctaagtgtttacacatACCCCTGCACACTTGCCCCCGTGGACCCCAAAGTCCTCGACATTTGCAGAAGGTACGAGGTCTACCTCGGGCAGTTCCCATGGTGAGTGCTCTTCCTAACCAAACTTACTTACATACTCAACTGTCGTCTTCACTAAATCCCTCTCTTTCTTTCGTAGGTTTGCTCAAGACCACTAAGCTTCGGGCGCTGGATGAGGACGAGGATTCATCCTCACCCAATAAACCATCTGCTTCGGGAAAGCCTGAGGATGCTGGgaagaaagaggaaaagaaaagaagaaagagaaagtcTTCAGGTTACCCGAACGTCGAAGCCAAGAAGAAAAGGGTAGTGGTCGGGGCTCGAAAGAGCAATAAGAAGAGCATCCAAGCCAGGGTACCGGACTCTGACTCCCTCTACTGGCTCAGGGATTACCCTGAAGATGACGAACTAGAGTTCGTCGCCCATGGGCCGGACATTGATGAAGAAGAGCAGGCAACAACTGGGGGAAGCGACCGAGAGGCCGACCCCTCTTTATCTCGAGAGCCAGAAGGAAAATCAGAGGCTACGGTCCCCCAAGAAACTACCCCTGCTCCGAGGGAAGGTTACGGTGTCATTGGCATCACGGAATTGTCATCACATATAGAGTCCTTATTTGATGAGGCTCAGGCCGTCAAGCAAAAGCCAAACGAGACGACACGGGCCGCAGACGAGGCCCTCAACCTATTTTTTGATGGTATGGACATCGGCGCGTTGGAGGATTACTCCGGGTTCGGTCACCTAGAGATCCCAAAAAAAGTCATGTCGTTGGACGCAAGCAAGCCGAGTTTGAGCCTAAAGCTGGTGAAGCAGTTCCCTGCTCCGAGCATGGATCCCGACCGTAAAAGAACCGTCGTGTTTATGATCCCGGCGGATAATCGGGTGTTGTCCAAACTGGTTGGTGTGGCCAATTATCTTTGTTGCCTAGTGACCGAAGAGGATCAGATGAAGAAGAACGAGGTGAGCACACCGAGCCTCTCTAATGAGGCACAACAGGCACTGAACCGGGTAAGTTTCCCTTTCCTTGTGCCCTTCATGCAACTCTTTAACTTTAGTGTATATTTACGATCTTATTGATTTGTATTTTAGGCTTCGGTGCTCTATCATGAAAGCTTCCATCAGTCTCAGATGGAAGTCAgccagctcgagttcgagctcaaggAGAAAATATGGCAGAAGTACATGTACAAGGTCCTCAGCAAATAAAAAGACGAGGGCCTCAATGATACCCTCATTCTTCAAGTTGAGCTAG
Proteins encoded in this window:
- the LOC107781323 gene encoding protein RER1A; its protein translation is MDINGAGSIAGDASSSTPSTGFTQLTASASQSFQHFLDKTTPHVLYRWIVFVFIAVLYVVRVYLLEGFYVVSYALGIYILNLLVGFLSPQVDPEVQDLSDGPTLPTRETDEFRPFVRRLPEFKFWYSITKAFCIAFVLTFFSAFDVPVFWPILLFYWIVLFTLTMRRQIRHMIIYKYVPFSFGKQRYDGKKAISSESEDLLP